A stretch of Clostridium formicaceticum DNA encodes these proteins:
- a CDS encoding shikimate dehydrogenase, giving the protein MEKFVFLIHPIELEDIYRKYKGLKYLPQKFVETMISKIPPLNISQITNLKSAYAEAEGWFIGVPLTTKMMIQLDEKKVIKKIIDAGKIAEKLGAKILGLGAYTSVVGDGGITVAKNLNIAVTSGNTYTVAAAFEATKEASRLLGRKIQESEVAIVGANGSIGRVCAELACRDSKKIILIGRDLKRLEELKAGFIKKYGEIDIDCSTSINKGIANADAVITVTSSIEEIISPGDIKSGAVVCDVARPRDVSKKVQEMRRDVLVIEGGVIEVPKGVDFNFNFGFPAGLSYACMAETMILTLEKRYENFSLGRDMDIAKVDEITRLADKHGFKLAGLRSFERVVDQRYIEEVLINIEKAQEVN; this is encoded by the coding sequence ATGGAAAAATTTGTGTTTTTAATACACCCTATTGAGCTAGAGGATATCTATCGAAAATATAAGGGGTTAAAGTATCTACCACAAAAGTTTGTAGAGACAATGATAAGCAAAATACCTCCCTTAAATATCTCACAAATTACTAATCTAAAAAGTGCGTATGCTGAAGCTGAGGGATGGTTTATAGGCGTTCCGTTAACAACGAAAATGATGATACAATTAGATGAAAAAAAAGTAATAAAAAAAATAATTGATGCAGGAAAGATTGCAGAGAAATTAGGAGCCAAGATTTTAGGATTAGGCGCCTATACCTCCGTAGTGGGAGATGGCGGAATAACTGTTGCAAAAAACTTAAATATTGCTGTTACTAGTGGCAATACCTATACAGTAGCGGCTGCTTTTGAGGCTACGAAGGAGGCTTCAAGATTATTAGGCAGAAAAATTCAAGAGAGTGAAGTTGCAATTGTAGGTGCCAATGGCTCGATAGGAAGAGTATGTGCCGAACTGGCTTGTAGAGATAGTAAGAAGATTATTTTAATAGGTAGAGATTTAAAGAGATTAGAAGAGTTGAAGGCTGGTTTTATTAAAAAATATGGGGAAATTGACATTGACTGTAGTACAAGCATAAATAAAGGGATAGCTAATGCTGATGCTGTTATTACTGTAACCAGTAGTATAGAAGAAATAATTTCTCCAGGGGATATCAAATCTGGGGCAGTGGTTTGTGATGTAGCAAGACCTAGAGACGTTTCTAAAAAAGTGCAGGAAATGAGAAGAGATGTCTTGGTAATAGAAGGGGGAGTTATAGAAGTACCTAAAGGTGTAGATTTTAACTTCAACTTTGGATTCCCGGCGGGCTTATCTTATGCTTGTATGGCTGAAACCATGATATTAACGCTGGAAAAGCGTTATGAGAACTTTAGCTTAGGAAGAGATATGGATATAGCTAAAGTAGATGAAATCACTAGATTAGCTGATAAACATGGTTTCAAACTAGCAGGACTTAGGAGTTTTGAAAGAGTTGTTGATCAAAGATATATTGAAGAGGTTCTAATTAATATAGAAAAAGCTCAAGAAGTAAACTAA
- a CDS encoding aspartate aminotransferase family protein yields MEKKKLTSLEEALFLEGEETNVQYRQYANPQLANLLSLLGLNKHFKKAKGMKVWDDQGEEYIDFLGAYGALNIGHNNDFVINKIQKVIENPNLLQTAINPITTALARNLAMISPGNLQHTFFCNSGAEAVEGALKLAKIATGKSRIIYCEGSFHGKSMGALSVTGRNKYKKFFGPLVPLAEEVSYGDITALEDVFKKHKDIAGFIVEPIQGEGGIILPPKGYLKKVEALCKQYNVLLIADEVQTGFGRTGYWFACDEENVKPDILCMAKSLGGGIMPIGAYITSEEIWNKAYGSLEKCLLHTSTFGGNTWACTAGIATIEYICEANLLAEAGKKGEYFLEKLYDLKERYPLLREVRGKGLMLGLEFQSIKDHYILNKFIKGKTAEMLEEYTGGLVATELLNQHKIITAYTLNNPNVIRIEPPLIISYEEIDVFIRALEATLEKYKGMTGLVINNVKNIFQSTFRR; encoded by the coding sequence ATGGAAAAGAAAAAACTAACTTCACTCGAAGAAGCACTTTTTTTAGAAGGAGAAGAAACTAACGTACAGTATAGACAGTATGCAAATCCGCAACTAGCAAATCTTTTAAGTTTATTAGGATTAAATAAACACTTTAAAAAAGCCAAGGGCATGAAAGTATGGGACGATCAAGGAGAAGAATATATAGATTTTTTGGGTGCCTATGGGGCTTTAAACATAGGACATAATAATGATTTTGTTATAAATAAAATACAAAAAGTGATAGAAAACCCTAACTTGTTGCAGACAGCTATCAATCCAATTACTACAGCACTAGCAAGAAATCTAGCCATGATTAGTCCAGGAAATTTGCAGCATACTTTTTTTTGTAACAGTGGGGCTGAGGCTGTAGAGGGAGCATTGAAACTTGCTAAAATTGCTACTGGAAAATCAAGAATTATTTACTGCGAAGGTTCTTTTCATGGTAAATCAATGGGAGCTCTTTCTGTGACAGGCCGAAATAAGTATAAAAAATTTTTCGGTCCCTTAGTACCCTTAGCTGAGGAGGTCTCTTATGGAGACATTACTGCTTTGGAAGATGTATTTAAAAAGCATAAGGATATCGCAGGTTTTATAGTAGAACCAATACAAGGTGAAGGAGGCATAATCCTTCCTCCGAAGGGTTATTTAAAGAAAGTAGAGGCGTTATGCAAGCAGTATAATGTATTGTTAATAGCTGATGAGGTTCAAACAGGCTTTGGAAGAACTGGATATTGGTTTGCTTGCGATGAAGAGAATGTGAAACCAGATATATTATGTATGGCAAAATCCTTGGGAGGAGGGATTATGCCCATTGGTGCATATATTACATCTGAAGAAATATGGAACAAGGCCTATGGAAGTTTAGAAAAGTGCTTATTACATACCTCTACTTTTGGAGGAAATACATGGGCGTGTACAGCTGGGATAGCAACTATTGAATATATATGTGAAGCTAATCTACTTGCGGAAGCAGGGAAAAAAGGAGAATATTTTTTAGAAAAACTATATGACTTAAAAGAAAGATATCCGTTACTAAGGGAAGTAAGAGGAAAAGGATTGATGCTTGGTCTTGAATTTCAATCTATAAAAGACCATTACATACTAAATAAATTTATAAAGGGAAAGACCGCAGAGATGCTGGAAGAATATACAGGAGGATTGGTTGCTACGGAGCTATTGAACCAACATAAAATTATCACAGCCTATACATTAAATAATCCAAATGTTATCCGCATCGAGCCACCGTTGATCATATCCTATGAGGAAATTGATGTATTTATAAGGGCTTTAGAAGCTACTCTTGAAAAATATAAGGGGATGACAGGATTAGTAATAAATAATGTAAAAAATATTTTTCAATCTACTTTTAGGAGATAA